One Gemmatimonadota bacterium DNA segment encodes these proteins:
- a CDS encoding HAD hydrolase family protein yields the protein MTAEVPKASDETHLIKLIAFDQDDTALLPDGKPSSEGLSAIEAALDQGLVVSSVSGRNIDRSCEPFSDARPLFDRLYVIANNGGIILGPVRQGQRPLLFEKRIQRDVFLNLLDFIEENGFNFVYSWLRVTESGPLDSVITNEYTPSIASIEEQSRAAVDRDDDLMERLRQGDYPPPPKMLILPGLGRREAVLAELKARFASRLYLVKTNPDRIEAMHADVNKKVAVEFVAREHGLSMDHVMAVGDGDNDLPMLFNAGLGVIMENAQDTVKEAGRAQGLVIAPPNHENGFAWAIRRYALNNGR from the coding sequence ATGACCGCGGAAGTACCGAAAGCCAGTGACGAAACCCACTTAATAAAGCTGATCGCCTTCGACCAGGACGACACGGCGCTGTTGCCCGACGGGAAACCCTCCTCCGAGGGGCTGAGCGCCATCGAAGCCGCCCTCGACCAGGGCTTGGTCGTGAGTTCCGTGAGTGGCCGCAACATCGACCGCAGCTGCGAGCCTTTCAGCGATGCGCGGCCGCTGTTCGACCGGCTCTACGTCATCGCCAACAACGGTGGGATCATTCTCGGGCCAGTCCGCCAGGGGCAGAGGCCCTTGCTCTTCGAAAAGCGCATTCAACGAGACGTCTTCCTTAACCTGCTGGATTTCATCGAGGAAAACGGATTCAATTTCGTATACAGCTGGCTGCGCGTGACGGAGAGCGGTCCCCTGGACAGCGTGATTACCAACGAATACACCCCTTCCATCGCATCCATCGAGGAACAGAGCCGCGCCGCCGTCGACCGCGACGACGACCTAATGGAGAGACTGAGACAGGGCGACTATCCCCCGCCGCCCAAGATGCTGATCCTGCCCGGCTTGGGCCGGCGCGAGGCGGTCCTGGCGGAGTTGAAGGCCCGTTTCGCATCCCGCCTCTATCTCGTCAAGACGAATCCGGACCGGATCGAAGCCATGCACGCCGACGTCAACAAGAAGGTCGCCGTCGAGTTCGTCGCGCGCGAGCACGGGTTATCCATGGATCACGTGATGGCCGTCGGGGACGGCGACAACGACCTGCCCATGCTGTTCAACGCGGGCCTGGGCGTGATCATGGAAAACGCGCAGGACACGGTCAAGGAAGCGGGCCGGGCGCAGGGCCTGGTCATCGCCCCGCCGAACCACGAGAACGGCTTTGCCTGGGCGATACGTCGGTACGCGCTGAACAACGGCCGCTGA
- a CDS encoding Gfo/Idh/MocA family oxidoreductase produces MSTVYRVGIIGCGSISHLHMKGYLGEERFEVVALSDPVAEARQDFGDRYDIGKRYADAREMLDEEGLDVVSICTWHKLHAPLTIAACARRPKAILCEKPMAVNMGECDEMMIAARRNDVKLAIAHQRRFNPVWTDARNLIAEGAIGDVRHVHCSGSQGLLNDCSHMFDFMRYVMSDPAPEWVLGNIERKTDRYERDIRIEDRSAGIVGFDNGAVGQLLQELHPERRQGGYLYGTDGMMDVNEQRVLLINSKTGGWEGRPSTGEDPSVGQAVELADWIEGNSEHRGEASNGRAAVEIIMGIYESARLHEVVQMPVRTHSSPIEEMIEAGDLPVERPGRYDIRAFLLRGESMQGEMPDEMQGEPDEAG; encoded by the coding sequence ATGTCCACGGTCTATCGTGTCGGCATAATCGGGTGCGGCAGCATCTCGCACCTGCACATGAAGGGATACCTGGGAGAAGAACGGTTCGAGGTGGTAGCGCTTTCGGATCCGGTGGCCGAGGCCAGGCAGGATTTCGGCGACCGGTACGATATCGGAAAACGTTATGCCGACGCCCGGGAGATGCTGGACGAGGAGGGGCTGGACGTCGTCAGCATCTGCACGTGGCACAAGCTTCACGCCCCCCTGACCATCGCCGCCTGCGCGCGCCGGCCCAAGGCCATTCTCTGCGAGAAGCCCATGGCCGTCAACATGGGTGAATGCGACGAGATGATGATCGCGGCCCGCCGGAACGACGTCAAGCTGGCCATCGCCCACCAGCGCCGGTTCAACCCGGTGTGGACCGACGCCCGGAACCTGATCGCCGAAGGCGCCATCGGCGACGTGCGGCACGTCCACTGCAGCGGCAGCCAGGGCCTGCTCAACGACTGCTCTCACATGTTCGATTTCATGCGCTACGTCATGAGCGATCCCGCGCCCGAGTGGGTGCTTGGGAACATCGAGCGCAAGACCGACCGGTACGAGCGCGACATCCGGATCGAGGACCGCAGCGCGGGCATCGTGGGCTTCGACAACGGGGCCGTGGGGCAGCTTCTGCAGGAGCTCCATCCTGAACGGCGGCAGGGCGGCTATCTCTATGGCACGGACGGCATGATGGACGTCAATGAACAGCGCGTCCTGCTCATCAACTCGAAGACCGGCGGCTGGGAAGGGCGGCCGTCGACCGGTGAGGACCCGAGCGTGGGCCAGGCCGTGGAACTGGCGGACTGGATCGAGGGCAATTCCGAACACCGGGGCGAGGCGTCCAATGGCCGGGCCGCCGTGGAGATCATCATGGGCATCTACGAGTCGGCCCGCCTCCACGAGGTCGTCCAGATGCCCGTGCGCACCCACAGTTCGCCCATCGAGGAAATGATCGAGGCGGGCGACCTGCCCGTGGAGCGCCCTGGCCGTTACGATATCCGGGCCTTCCTGCTGCGCGGGGAATCCATGCAGGGCGAGATGCCGGATGAGATGCAGGGCGAGCCAGATGAAGCAGGATGA
- a CDS encoding amidohydrolase, with product MRIIDPHTHVWVNDPAFPWPAENDAPPAEDRTAEMLLALMDRHGVEKTVLVQYIGYRWDNAYVSHVLRTYPDRFAGVCRVNPEDPAAPDHLGHWVEEHGFQGVRLSPAEGPAGDWFRGPLMPPIFRRAEELEVPLLMLTRPGRLPDLAGLLDRFPDLDVVVDHMADARPDRPDEIQTVLDLARYPRVYVKISHTWSISNQDYPWSDTHAMVKAVYQAFGGQRIMWGTDWPVCLANAAYGQTLTVVRDEMKFIAAEDMPRVLGGTALDLWTFKD from the coding sequence ATGCGCATCATCGACCCCCATACCCACGTCTGGGTCAACGATCCCGCCTTCCCCTGGCCCGCGGAGAACGACGCCCCGCCCGCCGAGGACCGGACGGCGGAGATGCTCCTGGCCCTGATGGACCGGCACGGTGTGGAAAAGACCGTCCTGGTGCAGTACATCGGCTACCGTTGGGACAATGCATACGTTTCCCACGTCCTGCGCACGTACCCGGACCGGTTCGCCGGGGTTTGCCGCGTCAATCCCGAAGACCCCGCCGCGCCGGACCACCTCGGCCACTGGGTGGAGGAGCACGGTTTCCAGGGCGTGCGGCTGAGCCCCGCCGAAGGGCCGGCGGGCGACTGGTTCCGCGGTCCCCTGATGCCACCCATCTTCCGGCGCGCCGAGGAACTCGAGGTCCCCCTGCTCATGCTGACGCGGCCCGGCCGGCTGCCCGATCTGGCCGGCCTGCTGGACCGGTTTCCCGATCTCGACGTCGTCGTGGACCACATGGCCGACGCGCGGCCGGACCGTCCGGACGAAATCCAGACCGTCCTCGACCTGGCCCGGTACCCGCGAGTCTACGTGAAGATCAGCCATACCTGGTCCATTTCGAATCAGGACTATCCCTGGTCGGACACCCACGCCATGGTCAAGGCCGTGTACCAGGCCTTCGGCGGCCAGCGCATCATGTGGGGCACCGACTGGCCGGTCTGCCTCGCGAACGCTGCGTACGGCCAGACCCTGACGGTCGTCCGCGACGAGATGAAGTTCATCGCGGCGGAGGACATGCCCCGCGTACTGGGCGGGACGGCCCTGGACCTGTGGACCTTTAAAGATTAG
- a CDS encoding 6-bladed beta-propeller, whose protein sequence is MHMSFGSGAYTYEVQENWHSLPEGWSFGWITGVACDSQDRVYVYSRSEHPLVVFDRDGQFIKTIGDGILKDAHGIYIDGEDNLYLTDWLDHCVRKFDPEGNQVRVIGMPGVPGATDGEPFRKPTDAVVAPSGDIYVSDGYENARIHRYDAEGRHIHSWGSWGSGPGQFELSHCVRIDRHERLWACDRTNERIQLFDLEGNYLEERAVPGKPDTTFFDPVEDIVYVAELDQQVGIYTLDGDLVSNWGGGQRSDRPGEFAGCPHGIWMDSRGDLYVGEVQADARLQKFVRNR, encoded by the coding sequence ATGCACATGAGTTTCGGCAGCGGCGCGTACACCTACGAGGTGCAGGAAAACTGGCACAGCCTGCCGGAGGGCTGGTCCTTCGGTTGGATTACGGGCGTGGCGTGCGATTCCCAGGACCGGGTGTACGTGTACTCACGGAGCGAGCATCCCCTGGTCGTTTTCGACCGCGACGGCCAATTCATCAAGACGATCGGCGACGGCATACTCAAGGACGCCCACGGTATCTACATCGACGGCGAGGACAACCTCTACCTCACCGACTGGCTGGATCACTGTGTCCGCAAGTTCGACCCCGAAGGAAACCAGGTGAGGGTGATCGGTATGCCCGGCGTTCCCGGCGCGACGGACGGCGAACCCTTCCGGAAACCCACCGATGCCGTCGTCGCACCGAGCGGCGACATCTACGTGTCCGACGGTTACGAGAATGCCCGGATCCACCGTTACGACGCCGAGGGCCGCCACATCCACTCCTGGGGAAGTTGGGGCTCGGGTCCGGGGCAGTTCGAACTCAGCCATTGCGTCCGCATAGACCGCCATGAACGGCTTTGGGCGTGTGATCGCACCAACGAACGCATCCAGCTCTTCGACCTGGAAGGAAACTACCTCGAGGAACGCGCCGTTCCCGGCAAGCCCGACACCACCTTCTTCGATCCGGTAGAAGATATCGTCTACGTGGCCGAACTCGACCAGCAGGTGGGTATATACACCCTGGACGGCGACCTCGTCAGCAACTGGGGAGGCGGGCAGCGCAGCGACCGGCCCGGGGAGTTCGCCGGATGTCCCCACGGCATCTGGATGGACTCCCGCGGCGACCTCTACGTCGGCGAAGTCCAGGCCGACGCCCGGTTGCAGAAGTTCGTACGGAACCGTTGA
- a CDS encoding bifunctional homocysteine S-methyltransferase/methylenetetrahydrofolate reductase, protein MNISLLDHLRSSLLVADGAIGTMLYARGVPMEVCFDEINLSRPDLIRKIHEEYVDAGARLIETNTFGANALSLSKYSLEDQAETLNARGVEIAREAVSNRAYVAGAVGPARGLPHREYTEADYRRVYAEQIAALAGGGADAIILETFLRLDDLKAALAVSKEICGLPTICQLAVDQYGQTDDGFEVAEAFDQLRAAGADVVGVNCRSGPKGLLDALAPVPLAEDLVLSAFPNAGSPVYVDGRFIYEATPEYFATSALRLRDQGVRLIGGCCGTMPEHVQAMARALEGQEIVTRKKVLPIDVRVPARPARPARPARPARPVPAQPAVEPSIVELVKERVTVIVELDPPRDLDHGPIVRGAKALKKAGADALTMADNSLAVTRISNMAIGQIVKEEAGIRPLLHITCRDRNLASLQSQVLGLHALGIDHVLAVTGDPVKFGDQPGASNVYDVSSFELIRLIKQMNEGVGFSGRSLNGRTAFTVAAAFDPNAPNLERRIRRLERKVEAGADMIMTQPLFDRRQAKQLHEATRDAGVPILPGVMPLVSDGNTEFLHNEVPGFVVPGDVRARMARVGRGRKARREGVAIARELIESVLTYFNGLYLITPFNRYPMTVELTKFALQATTRKEHG, encoded by the coding sequence ATGAACATATCCCTCCTCGACCATCTCCGGTCCTCTCTACTGGTGGCGGATGGCGCCATCGGAACCATGCTGTACGCCCGCGGCGTGCCCATGGAAGTCTGTTTCGATGAAATAAACCTGAGCCGGCCCGATCTGATCCGGAAAATCCACGAGGAATACGTGGACGCGGGGGCCCGGTTGATCGAAACCAATACCTTCGGGGCTAATGCCCTGTCCCTGTCGAAGTACAGCCTGGAAGACCAGGCGGAAACCCTGAACGCCCGAGGCGTCGAGATCGCGCGGGAGGCGGTAAGCAACCGGGCCTACGTGGCCGGTGCCGTCGGACCGGCCCGGGGTCTGCCCCACCGGGAATACACCGAAGCTGACTACAGGCGGGTATATGCGGAACAGATCGCCGCCCTTGCCGGCGGCGGCGCGGACGCGATCATCCTGGAGACCTTTCTCCGGCTCGATGACCTCAAGGCGGCGCTCGCGGTCAGCAAGGAGATATGCGGCCTGCCGACGATCTGCCAGCTCGCTGTGGACCAGTACGGACAGACGGACGACGGGTTCGAGGTCGCGGAGGCCTTCGACCAGTTGCGCGCGGCCGGCGCCGACGTGGTGGGGGTCAACTGCCGCAGCGGCCCCAAGGGCCTGCTGGACGCGCTCGCGCCCGTCCCCCTCGCAGAGGACCTGGTGCTCTCGGCTTTCCCGAATGCCGGTTCTCCCGTCTACGTGGACGGCCGGTTCATCTACGAGGCGACGCCGGAGTACTTCGCCACAAGCGCGCTCCGGCTTCGCGACCAGGGCGTGCGGCTGATCGGCGGGTGCTGCGGTACCATGCCCGAGCACGTGCAAGCCATGGCCCGGGCCCTGGAAGGCCAGGAAATCGTCACGCGCAAGAAGGTCCTGCCGATTGACGTCCGGGTTCCGGCGCGTCCGGCGCGTCCGGCGCGTCCGGCCCGCCCTGCCCGTCCCGTACCCGCTCAGCCGGCGGTTGAACCGTCGATCGTTGAACTGGTCAAGGAACGGGTGACCGTCATCGTCGAGCTCGACCCGCCCCGGGACCTGGATCACGGACCCATCGTCCGGGGCGCAAAGGCCCTGAAGAAGGCGGGCGCCGACGCCCTCACCATGGCCGACAATTCCCTCGCCGTCACGCGGATCAGCAACATGGCCATCGGGCAGATCGTCAAGGAGGAAGCCGGCATCAGGCCGCTGTTGCACATCACCTGCCGGGACCGGAACCTGGCCAGCCTGCAGTCCCAGGTACTGGGGTTGCACGCCCTGGGCATCGACCACGTCCTCGCAGTCACGGGCGATCCCGTGAAATTCGGCGATCAGCCTGGGGCAAGCAATGTCTACGACGTTTCGTCCTTTGAGTTGATCCGGCTGATCAAGCAGATGAACGAGGGCGTGGGGTTTTCGGGCCGCAGCCTGAACGGGAGGACCGCGTTTACCGTTGCGGCCGCCTTCGACCCCAACGCACCCAACCTGGAAAGAAGGATCAGGAGGCTGGAAAGGAAGGTCGAAGCCGGCGCCGACATGATCATGACGCAGCCCCTCTTCGACCGCCGACAGGCGAAGCAACTCCACGAGGCGACCCGGGATGCCGGCGTACCCATTCTGCCGGGCGTCATGCCGCTGGTCAGCGACGGCAACACGGAGTTCCTCCACAACGAGGTGCCCGGATTCGTCGTGCCCGGCGACGTGCGCGCCCGCATGGCCCGCGTGGGCCGTGGACGCAAGGCCCGACGGGAGGGCGTCGCCATCGCCCGGGAACTCATCGAGTCCGTCCTGACCTACTTCAACGGCCTCTACCTGATCACGCCCTTCAACCGTTATCCCATGACGGTTGAACTGACGAAGTTCGCCCTGCAGGCCACGACGCGCAAAGAGCATGGGTGA
- a CDS encoding DUF2339 domain-containing protein, protein MELLIVINVILLLILIGTYLSLSGRVKHLEDTIRRYLKDVTDPVAEMSSSGAPGSDDEQGQDAASKSDDAQEPETAGPTHPATSVPGQVRAAQPFTDVPDRARAAQPPTEVPGQVRAGDGTSRLSHMLRPRTREEWETLIGGKLLNRVGALALVLGVGFFLKYAFDNNWLNETARVVLGGAAGLLLTAGGHRFHRRGMSVFAQGLTGAGVGILYLSIYAAYDFYRLVPQPAAFLLMALVTAAALLLSLRYDARAIALLGWAGGFLTPFLLVTAQLNTLGLFVYITLLDAGLIAVLLSRRHWRVLEPLGIAATYATYLTWSFRADLPEGFATALAFLVLWWALFAWLSLYRSAAGDSGRRRWRWIAVTVNALGFYVMLMRLSRHTEGIWDFVGIQSLTPQHYLPYSEGIATAVLSLAYFALTAWITRNTDDRSAAAVHATAAILLAVRAPLSFFTPYVIVVIWAFEALTLFGYGAYRENRAVRHAGTALLALSFAGIFLFGGAYVSNLVSAYVPVFSSRTAAYWVVGGALLACAGMLRGSTESKSDRRHYTVFHLAWTFLLLVWGTVEVLSYFRYLIVTMEGGSPEQLHNLRQLAVSGAWLFGAALVMALGRWQDIPALRAAAIVYLGCTVVKVFVFDLMFLDTLYRIVAFLGLSAILIAVSYLYYRNRPAS, encoded by the coding sequence ATGGAACTGCTGATAGTAATCAACGTCATCCTACTTCTCATCCTCATCGGGACCTACCTGTCTCTCTCGGGGCGCGTAAAGCATCTCGAGGACACCATCCGGCGTTATTTGAAGGACGTAACAGACCCGGTTGCGGAGATGTCCAGTAGTGGTGCGCCGGGGTCGGACGATGAGCAGGGACAGGACGCTGCATCTAAATCAGACGACGCGCAGGAACCGGAGACCGCAGGACCCACACATCCGGCCACGAGCGTTCCAGGCCAGGTGCGGGCCGCACAACCATTCACGGACGTTCCCGATCGGGCACGGGCCGCACAACCGCCCACCGAAGTTCCAGGCCAGGTGCGGGCCGGCGACGGAACCAGCCGGTTGTCCCACATGCTTCGTCCCCGCACCCGCGAAGAGTGGGAGACCCTGATCGGCGGCAAGCTTCTGAATCGCGTGGGTGCTCTCGCCCTCGTCCTCGGCGTGGGTTTTTTCCTGAAATACGCCTTCGACAACAACTGGTTGAACGAGACCGCGCGCGTGGTCCTGGGCGGAGCGGCCGGCCTGCTGCTGACCGCCGGCGGCCACCGGTTTCACCGGCGCGGCATGTCCGTATTCGCGCAGGGCCTGACCGGTGCGGGCGTGGGGATCCTCTACCTATCGATTTACGCCGCCTACGACTTCTACCGCCTCGTTCCGCAACCCGCCGCCTTTCTGCTGATGGCCCTGGTGACGGCCGCGGCCCTGCTGCTTTCCCTGCGCTACGACGCGCGGGCCATTGCCCTGCTCGGATGGGCGGGCGGATTCCTGACGCCGTTCCTGCTCGTTACCGCCCAGTTGAACACCCTCGGCCTCTTCGTCTACATCACCCTGCTCGACGCGGGCCTGATCGCGGTGCTGCTCAGCCGGCGCCACTGGAGAGTGCTCGAGCCGCTGGGCATCGCGGCGACCTATGCCACGTACCTGACCTGGTCGTTCCGGGCCGATCTGCCCGAGGGATTCGCAACGGCCCTGGCCTTCCTGGTGCTGTGGTGGGCGCTGTTCGCCTGGTTGAGTCTCTACCGGTCCGCGGCGGGCGATTCGGGAAGGCGCAGGTGGCGATGGATCGCAGTTACCGTCAACGCATTGGGTTTCTACGTGATGCTCATGCGCCTTTCGCGGCACACGGAAGGCATATGGGACTTCGTAGGTATCCAGTCGCTGACTCCGCAGCACTACCTGCCCTATTCAGAAGGAATCGCCACAGCCGTCCTTTCACTGGCGTACTTCGCGCTGACCGCCTGGATCACGCGCAATACAGACGACCGGTCCGCGGCCGCCGTGCATGCGACCGCGGCCATATTGCTGGCGGTTCGCGCCCCGCTGAGCTTTTTCACCCCTTACGTCATCGTCGTCATCTGGGCCTTTGAAGCGCTGACCCTGTTCGGGTACGGCGCATACCGCGAAAATCGTGCCGTCCGACACGCCGGGACGGCCCTGTTGGCGCTGTCGTTCGCCGGGATCTTTCTCTTTGGCGGCGCCTACGTTTCCAACCTGGTTTCCGCATACGTGCCCGTATTTTCGTCGCGCACCGCCGCGTACTGGGTCGTGGGCGGAGCGCTGCTTGCCTGTGCCGGCATGCTGCGGGGCAGCACAGAATCGAAGAGCGACCGCAGGCATTACACTGTCTTCCACCTGGCCTGGACCTTCCTCCTCCTGGTCTGGGGTACGGTGGAAGTCCTCAGTTATTTTAGATACCTGATCGTCACGATGGAAGGCGGTTCGCCGGAGCAGTTGCATAACCTGCGGCAACTCGCCGTCTCGGGCGCATGGCTGTTTGGCGCGGCGCTGGTCATGGCGCTTGGAAGGTGGCAGGACATCCCCGCCCTGCGCGCGGCGGCCATCGTCTATCTCGGCTGCACCGTGGTGAAAGTCTTCGTCTTCGACCTCATGTTCCTGGACACCCTCTACCGTATCGTCGCCTTCCTCGGCCTGAGCGCCATACTCATCGCCGTCTCCTACCTCTACTACCGGAACCGGCCGGCTTCCTGA
- a CDS encoding L-rhamnose mutarotase: MQRYGMVLKVKPDRIEEYKEYHVEIWPGVAKMITECNITNYSIYLKDGFLFSYFEYTGDDFEADMAKMAADPTTQEWWDIMKPMQEPLPTRKEGEWWADMEEVFHQD; encoded by the coding sequence ATCCAGCGCTACGGCATGGTCCTCAAGGTCAAGCCGGACCGGATCGAGGAATACAAGGAGTATCACGTCGAGATCTGGCCAGGCGTGGCGAAGATGATTACGGAATGCAACATCACCAACTACTCCATCTACTTAAAGGACGGCTTCCTCTTCTCCTATTTCGAATATACCGGTGACGACTTCGAAGCGGACATGGCGAAGATGGCCGCCGATCCTACGACCCAGGAGTGGTGGGACATCATGAAGCCCATGCAGGAACCGCTGCCGACGCGGAAGGAAGGCGAATGGTGGGCAGATATGGAAGAGGTGTTTCACCAGGATTGA
- a CDS encoding phytanoyl-CoA dioxygenase family protein, with product MALNEAQLAEFHDRGLVVVEDVLTDADLEPVIDTMSEFVDRRARDLQAEGKITDLYDDESFLTRYARLFAQSVEIGRGMDIYDLRAKPVFDFLRNDNLLNAVESLVGPEITCSPIQHLRAKPPSRLDASPSYNVPWHQDSGVSWAESDRTLALTCWLPLVDATVERGCLEVIPNVIHTGHLDHVSDAGTRIKPDLMPETEAEPAEVRKGGVVFLSQYTPHRSTPNLTEWDVRWSLDLRYVAYGAPTGRPFFPDFCVRSRSNPERVLTDHQAWADSWVAALEEQRRNPKQAHRVAQAP from the coding sequence ATGGCCCTCAACGAAGCGCAACTGGCGGAGTTCCACGACCGCGGCCTGGTAGTCGTCGAGGACGTGTTGACCGACGCGGACCTGGAACCCGTGATCGACACCATGTCAGAATTCGTCGACCGGCGGGCACGGGACCTTCAGGCCGAGGGCAAGATCACCGACCTGTACGATGACGAATCCTTCCTGACGCGCTATGCCCGGCTGTTCGCACAGAGTGTGGAGATCGGCCGCGGCATGGATATCTACGATCTGCGGGCGAAGCCGGTCTTCGACTTCCTCCGGAACGACAACCTGCTCAACGCCGTGGAGTCCCTGGTCGGGCCCGAAATCACCTGCTCGCCCATCCAGCATCTGCGGGCCAAGCCGCCGTCGCGGCTGGACGCCAGTCCGTCGTACAACGTGCCCTGGCACCAGGACTCGGGGGTGAGTTGGGCGGAATCGGACCGGACTCTGGCGCTGACCTGCTGGCTGCCCCTGGTGGACGCCACGGTGGAACGGGGATGCCTGGAGGTGATCCCGAACGTGATCCACACCGGCCATCTCGACCACGTGTCGGATGCGGGCACGCGCATCAAGCCGGACCTCATGCCCGAGACTGAGGCGGAACCGGCCGAAGTGCGTAAGGGCGGGGTCGTCTTCCTGAGCCAGTATACGCCTCACCGATCCACGCCGAACCTGACCGAATGGGACGTGCGCTGGAGCCTGGACCTGCGGTACGTGGCCTATGGCGCGCCGACGGGCCGGCCCTTCTTCCCCGACTTCTGCGTGCGGAGCCGATCGAATCCGGAGCGCGTACTGACTGACCATCAGGCCTGGGCGGACAGCTGGGTCGCGGCCCTCGAGGAGCAGCGCCGCAATCCCAAGCAGGCCCACCGGGTTGCGCAGGCGCCTTAA
- a CDS encoding NAD(P)-dependent oxidoreductase, which translates to MKILITGAASRLGQAVAEALKDHRLRLVDESPVEAPAATGDETRGESAGDAAQGSLLDQDFAWRAVRGMDAVVHTGEPPQDLPESEVEREKHLLELATRGTHQLFKAGVEAGVKRFVYGGTLDLFRPYPDDVYISELWKPLPEPDMPAMSRYLGEHTAREFARDYMVTVTGLRLGTLVSEEEVAGQAPDLLWLDYRDAAQAFRLALERDASDQVWWTSRYALYHICADLENPKYLINQARTLGYAPVHNFAANWRD; encoded by the coding sequence ATGAAAATTCTGATTACCGGCGCCGCGAGCCGGCTGGGACAGGCGGTGGCCGAAGCGCTAAAGGACCACAGGCTCCGCCTCGTGGACGAATCGCCCGTCGAAGCGCCAGCCGCGACCGGGGACGAAACGCGCGGCGAATCGGCCGGCGATGCCGCCCAGGGCAGCCTGCTGGACCAGGACTTCGCCTGGCGGGCGGTCCGCGGCATGGACGCCGTCGTCCACACGGGCGAGCCGCCGCAGGACCTGCCGGAATCCGAGGTGGAGCGCGAGAAGCACCTTCTGGAGTTGGCCACGCGGGGCACGCACCAGCTCTTCAAGGCCGGCGTGGAGGCGGGGGTCAAGCGTTTCGTCTACGGAGGGACACTCGACCTCTTCCGGCCCTATCCCGACGACGTGTACATCAGCGAACTCTGGAAGCCCCTGCCCGAGCCCGACATGCCGGCCATGTCCCGCTACCTGGGCGAGCACACCGCCCGGGAATTCGCCAGGGACTACATGGTGACGGTCACTGGACTCAGGCTGGGTACCCTCGTCAGCGAAGAGGAAGTGGCCGGCCAGGCGCCCGATCTGCTGTGGCTGGACTACCGGGACGCCGCCCAGGCCTTCCGCCTCGCCCTGGAGCGCGACGCTTCGGACCAGGTCTGGTGGACCAGCCGGTACGCCTTGTACCACATCTGCGCCGACCTGGAGAATCCGAAGTACCTCATCAACCAGGCCCGCACTCTCGGCTACGCGCCGGTCCACAACTTCGCCGCGAACTGGCGGGACTAA
- a CDS encoding aldo/keto reductase, which produces MKQDDQHQASAARPSRAEAEIGRTGLKVTRLGLGGAPLAGLYQGVTDEAAARVVDTYLGHGLGFFDTAPLYGSGVSETRLGAALSNRGRVRNAPVRVRNAPAHNAPARESFVLATKVGRLLVPDPERDQDVWSNDLPPVGPVFDYTYDGTLRSLDESLARLGLDRVDILHIHDPDNHYEEAMEGSYRALIRLREEGVIRAVGVGMNQAKMLARFAAEGDFDCFLCAGRYTLVDHTALKWLLPLCEERNISIIIGGPYNSGILAQGAVDGAKFDYRKAPSHIVERVRRIEAVCGRHGTPLKAAALQFPLAHPAVAAVIPGARSPEEVDENVRMYEVEIPADFWSELREDGLIPDEAPTPAAPASV; this is translated from the coding sequence ATGAAGCAGGATGACCAGCACCAGGCCAGTGCGGCGAGACCCAGTCGTGCGGAAGCGGAGATCGGCCGCACAGGGCTTAAGGTCACCCGCCTGGGACTCGGCGGCGCGCCCCTGGCGGGGTTGTACCAGGGGGTTACCGATGAAGCCGCCGCCCGGGTCGTAGACACCTACCTCGGCCACGGCCTGGGGTTCTTCGACACGGCCCCGCTCTACGGCAGCGGCGTGAGCGAGACCCGCCTGGGAGCCGCGCTTTCAAATCGCGGACGCGTTCGCAACGCCCCGGTGCGCGTTCGCAACGCCCCCGCGCACAACGCCCCTGCGCGCGAATCCTTCGTCCTCGCCACCAAGGTGGGGCGACTCCTCGTGCCCGACCCGGAGCGCGACCAGGATGTCTGGTCCAATGATCTTCCGCCTGTCGGTCCCGTCTTCGACTACACCTACGACGGCACGCTGCGCTCCCTGGACGAAAGCCTCGCCCGCCTCGGACTCGACCGGGTCGATATCCTTCACATACACGATCCGGACAATCACTACGAAGAAGCGATGGAGGGCAGCTACCGGGCGCTCATCCGGCTTCGGGAAGAAGGAGTCATCCGGGCGGTCGGTGTCGGCATGAACCAGGCGAAGATGCTCGCCCGTTTCGCCGCCGAAGGCGATTTCGACTGCTTTCTATGCGCGGGCAGGTACACCCTGGTGGATCATACGGCGCTCAAGTGGCTTCTGCCCCTTTGCGAGGAAAGAAACATCAGTATCATCATTGGCGGTCCGTACAATAGCGGCATCCTGGCGCAGGGCGCAGTGGACGGGGCGAAATTCGACTACCGCAAGGCGCCTTCGCATATCGTGGAAAGGGTACGGCGCATCGAAGCGGTCTGCGGCCGCCACGGCACACCTCTCAAGGCGGCTGCCCTGCAGTTTCCCCTGGCCCATCCGGCAGTGGCCGCCGTCATTCCAGGCGCGCGGTCGCCGGAGGAAGTGGACGAGAACGTGCGGATGTACGAGGTCGAGATTCCCGCGGATTTCTGGTCAGAATTGCGGGAGGATGGATTGATTCCCGATGAGGCACCGACGCCAGCGGCGCCGGCTTCGGTGTGA